A stretch of DNA from Carboxydothermus pertinax:
ACCCGGTCAAGCCTACGTTTAAATTCTACCTTATCCTTTAAAAGATAGGCGCCCAACTCTAAATTTTCTAACACCGACATATTGGCAAAAACCCGGCGACCCTCGGGAACCTGGCTTACTCCCCTTTTAACAATATCATGAGCAGCTTTTCCGGTAATATCCTGCCCTTCAAAAATAATTTTCCCGGTTTTAGGTTTAACCAACCCACAGATAGTATTTAATGTTGTACTTTTCCCTGCACCATTAGCTCCAATTAAAGTTACTATTTCTCCTTCATTCACGGTAATGGAAATGCCTTTTAAGGCATGGATTGCACCGTAAAAAACATTTAAATCTTCAATTCTTAATACTTCTTTGCCGCTCACCGTTACGCCCCCTCTCCTAAATAAGCTTCAATGACCCGCGGATTGTTTTTAATCTCCTCTGGGGTGCCGTGAGCAATGTTAATACCGTAATCTAAGACGTAAATCCGTTCGCAGATATTCATTACAAGATGCATATCGTGTTCAATTAATAAAATAGTTAAATTAAATTTGTCCCGGATAAAACCAATTAACTCCATTAAATCGGTAGTTTCCTGGGGATTCATCCCCGCAGCCGGTTCGTCTAATAAAAGGAGGGATGGTTTGGTAGCCAGCGCCCGGGCAATTTCTAAACGCCGCTGCTCGCCGTAAGGCAGATTTTTGGCCTTTTCTTCTGCTTTATGAGCTAAGTTCATAATTTTTAAAAGCTCATAAGCCTCAGCCCGCATTTCTTTTTCTCCCTGGTAATACTTTCCGAGTCGGAGGATAGCATGAACCATATTATAAGGAGCGTGCAAATGCCGGGCAATCAAAACGTTTTCTAAAACCGAAAGCTCAGCAAAAAGGCGAATGTTTTGGAATGTACGGGTAATGCCTTTAGCAGCAATTTCATAGGGTTTTAAACCTACGATACTTTCACCTTTAAAGATGATATCACCGGTAGTTGGCAGGTACATCCCCGTTAAAAGGTTAAAAACCGTAGTTTTACCGGCACCGTTGGGCCCAATTAAGCCCACTAAATCCCCCTCATTTAGGGTAAGGTTTAAATCCTGGACTGCTTTTAATCCTCCAAAACTAATCCCCAGGCTATGCGTCTGCAGAATGGCTGCCATGATTTACACCCCGCTTTCTCTGAAAAAGCTTAAACGACAGTTCGTAGGATCCCAGAAGTCCCTGGGGTCGAAAGAGCATTACCAGGATCAAAATAATTGCATAAATAACCAATCGTAGTTCCGCCAAGCTTTGTAAAAAAGCGTTTACCAGGGTCAGGGCTACAGCTCCCATCACGGATCCGGTAATGCTTCCCTGGCCACCTAAAATCACCATCACGAGAATATCAAAAGATTTAAGAAAGTTAAATGCATTCGGCTCAATAAAGGTAATATAATGAGCTAACAGAGCACCTCCAATGCCGGCAAAGAAGGAACCCATCGTAAAAGCAATAACCTTATATTTGGTAGTATTGATTCCCATGGCTTCCGCTGCAATTTCATTTTCCCGAACCGATATACAGGCCCGGCCATGGCTTGATTGGACAAAATTTTTGATAACCATCACCGTTACCAGCATGCAGCCAAAGGCCCAGAGCCAGTTTGTCCGCTGGGTAATTCCCATTAAACCGTAAGCTCCACCTAAATAATCAATATTTGTTATTACCCCCCGGATAATTTCCGCAAATCCCAGGGTAGCAATAGCTAAATAGTCACCTTTTAAGCGCAATGTCGGGATGCCGATGATCACCCCACCTATGCCGGCCACTATCGCTCCGACCAGCAAAGACACAATAAAAGGAGCGTTAAAATTCAAAGTCATTATTGCCGAGGCATAAGCTCCCAGCGCCATAAACCCGGCATGACCGATAGAAAATTGACCGGTAAAACCAACCACAAGATTTAAACTTACCGTTAAAATAATATAAATTGCACTTTGAATTAAAACAAACATTATAAAGGGGGTAAAGATACCTGCCTGGGCCAAAAACTGTACCCCAAACAGCACAGCAAGTAACAAAACCGTTACTGTCAAGTTTTCTTTAGTAAACCATATTTTCAGCATTTGTTTCACCTACACTTTCTCCCGTACGTTTTTGCCAAAAAGGCCGGAAGGTTTAACCAGCAAAATAAGAATTAAAATAACAAAAGCCACTGGATCCCGATAAAGAGAACTTCCGTAACCGCTAACCAACGCCTCGGTAATTCCTAAAATTAAACCTCCGGTCATTGCCCCCGGAATTATCCCAATCCCCCCCAAAACCGCAGAAACAAACGCTTTTAAGCCAAACATAATTCCCATTAACGGAAATACTTTATTGTAATATACCCCCACCAAAACACCGGCAGCAGCAGCTAAAGCCGAACCCAGCGCAAAGGTAGCGGATATTGTTGAATCCACATTAATTCCCATTAAACGAGCAGCCTGCATATCATAGGAAACTGCCCGCATTGCTTTCCCTATCTTTGTATTATGAACAATGTACTGAAGTAAAATCATTAAAACTATAGTTACCACCACAATCGTAATTTCCCGATTGGAAATAGTGACTTTTCCTCCAAAGAAAGAGTATGAAACTTCCTTGAAAATTGCCGGAAAAGCCCTAGGTTGTGGACCTAAAAAATACATGGTAGTATATTCTAGAAAAAACGAAACCCCAATTGCCGTAATTAAAATAACAATTTTCGGTGCATTTCGTAACGGTCGGTAAGCTAATCGTTCAATTATAATCCCTAAAATCGCACATACAATCATCGAAAAAAGTAAAGCTGGAACAAAGGACATTTTTAAAACCAGTGTGGCATAAAGTCCGGCAAAAGCACCGAGCATGTAAACATCGCCGTGGGCAAAATTTATAAGTTTAATAATCCCGTAAACCATGGTATACCCTAAAGCTATTAACGCATAAATACTTCCTACTGATATGCCGTTTATAAGTTGCTGGATAAATTCCGTCATCTTGGCCACCCCTAACGTTAAGAATTCATTTTTTTGGGGGAAGGAGTTTTTCCTTCCCCCGAATTACAATAGTTTATGGATTTACGTAAGCTTTATAAGTTTGCTTGCCATCTTTATATTCTAAGATTACTAAACCTTTAACAGCGTTATGGTTTTCGTCTAAAGATATTTTAGCCGTAACACCTTCGACATCCTTGGTAGTTTTTAAGGCTTCTTTTATCTTTTCGGGAGTAGCCTCGCCAGCCCGCTTAATGGCATCAACTAGCACCAATACTGTGTCATAGCCTACTGCAGCCATTGCATCCGGCTCACTGCCATATTTTTCTTTATATTTCTTAACAAAGTCTTGTACTTTGGGGTCTGGCATTAAGGAAGAATAGTGGTTGGTGATGAAAGTATTATTAAGCGGAGCTGCTCCAGCAATTTCTACCAGCTTCGGTGAATCCCAACCATCACCACCGCCCATGGGAACATTAATACCGAGCTCCCGGGCCTGTTTTACTATTTGTCCCACTTGCTCATAGTAACCGGGTACATAAATGAACTCGGGGTTTAAACCTTTAATTTTTGTTAAGACGGAACGGAAATCTTGGTCGTTAGAAGTATAGTTTTCATCAGCTAGAATTTCCCCACCATTATTTTTAAAAGCTTCAACAAAGAATTTTGCCAGCCCCACAGAGTAAGGAGCA
This window harbors:
- a CDS encoding ABC transporter ATP-binding protein — encoded protein: MSGKEVLRIEDLNVFYGAIHALKGISITVNEGEIVTLIGANGAGKSTTLNTICGLVKPKTGKIIFEGQDITGKAAHDIVKRGVSQVPEGRRVFANMSVLENLELGAYLLKDKVEFKRRLDRVFERFPRLAERKGQLAGSLSGGEQQMLAMGRALMSAPRLMLLDEPSMGLAPLLVKEIFAIIKELNEQGTTILLVEQNAHMALSIAHKGYVLETGKIVLSGPAQKLANDPQVKAAYLGG
- a CDS encoding ABC transporter ATP-binding protein, giving the protein MAAILQTHSLGISFGGLKAVQDLNLTLNEGDLVGLIGPNGAGKTTVFNLLTGMYLPTTGDIIFKGESIVGLKPYEIAAKGITRTFQNIRLFAELSVLENVLIARHLHAPYNMVHAILRLGKYYQGEKEMRAEAYELLKIMNLAHKAEEKAKNLPYGEQRRLEIARALATKPSLLLLDEPAAGMNPQETTDLMELIGFIRDKFNLTILLIEHDMHLVMNICERIYVLDYGINIAHGTPEEIKNNPRVIEAYLGEGA
- a CDS encoding branched-chain amino acid ABC transporter permease, coding for MLKIWFTKENLTVTVLLLAVLFGVQFLAQAGIFTPFIMFVLIQSAIYIILTVSLNLVVGFTGQFSIGHAGFMALGAYASAIMTLNFNAPFIVSLLVGAIVAGIGGVIIGIPTLRLKGDYLAIATLGFAEIIRGVITNIDYLGGAYGLMGITQRTNWLWAFGCMLVTVMVIKNFVQSSHGRACISVRENEIAAEAMGINTTKYKVIAFTMGSFFAGIGGALLAHYITFIEPNAFNFLKSFDILVMVILGGQGSITGSVMGAVALTLVNAFLQSLAELRLVIYAIILILVMLFRPQGLLGSYELSFKLFQRKRGVNHGSHSADA
- a CDS encoding branched-chain amino acid ABC transporter permease, which encodes MTEFIQQLINGISVGSIYALIALGYTMVYGIIKLINFAHGDVYMLGAFAGLYATLVLKMSFVPALLFSMIVCAILGIIIERLAYRPLRNAPKIVILITAIGVSFFLEYTTMYFLGPQPRAFPAIFKEVSYSFFGGKVTISNREITIVVVTIVLMILLQYIVHNTKIGKAMRAVSYDMQAARLMGINVDSTISATFALGSALAAAAGVLVGVYYNKVFPLMGIMFGLKAFVSAVLGGIGIIPGAMTGGLILGITEALVSGYGSSLYRDPVAFVILILILLVKPSGLFGKNVREKV
- a CDS encoding ABC transporter substrate-binding protein, producing MRKSFLTVIAVVLLSFLLLFTSACGNKSSTSDTIKIGANLELSGNVATLGQSGLNGVMLAVEEINAAGGVLGKKIEIVKYDNKSDNTEAASVATRLITQDKVVAIIGSMTSGNTLSYVNIAETNKVPVISPSATNPDVTVDPKTGKVREYIFRTCFIDPFQGTAMAKFVLNELKLKKAVVLKDNTAPYSVGLAKFFVEAFKNNGGEILADENYTSNDQDFRSVLTKIKGLNPEFIYVPGYYEQVGQIVKQARELGINVPMGGGDGWDSPKLVEIAGAAPLNNTFITNHYSSLMPDPKVQDFVKKYKEKYGSEPDAMAAVGYDTVLVLVDAIKRAGEATPEKIKEALKTTKDVEGVTAKISLDENHNAVKGLVILEYKDGKQTYKAYVNP